The following are encoded together in the Strongyloides ratti genome assembly S_ratti_ED321, chromosome : 2 genome:
- a CDS encoding 7TM GPCR, serpentine receptor class v (Srv) family-containing protein — protein MSETTQIITSSNSPLLIFKIGKYLPFIFLNITYVELGIHIVISFISYFVYILIIYTIFKLQKFDSLYKSIFYNVTIILGIVEILGHFFQFLLFYEVRISPLVDYFVIHSPPAWQFTVIINGVGFGLISQASYSFYLSLIRFVAVFFPLSAKMVNFYLSH, from the coding sequence ATGTCTGAAACTACGCAAATAATAACTTCAAGCAACTCaccattattaatatttaaaattggaAAATATCttccatttatttttttaaatattacatatGTAGAACTTGGTATACATATTGTAATTAgttttatttcatattttgtttatatacttattatttatactatttttaaacttcaaaaatttgattcattatataaaagtattttttataatgtaacTATAATTTTGGGAATTGTTGAAATTCTTGgacatttttttcaatttcttttGTTTTATGAAGTTAGAATTTCTCCACTAGTtgattattttgttattcaTTCTCCACCAGCATGGCAATTTACTGTAATTATAAATGGAGTTGGTTTTGGTTTAATTAGTCAAGCTTCATATTCATTTTACTTAAGTCTCATTAGATTTGTTGCAgttttttttccattatcTGCTAAaatggtaaatttttatttatcacattaa
- a CDS encoding Transcription factor AP-2: MEQKEGYREENNYQNGLTNFDLSGFLQIQNSMFNNGQPILMGSSRNDNLNGYNISMISNSTSSQVPSQNNQKNNDSNKSSNNNSNRKRRHSDEDDNQQGSPSKKVSNTNESDDSSENNDNNGRLTPEYLGNWYTQPQASSTPYVNGKPGHDISNYMLGGPYYPQVNNLLQNINGYNNPSNFNGGYTYGGYNQNLFGLSQQSFKKEDVSNDSNNTNTSDESSSDKIDDSGVVCDGQGTFEASSSKPDIDGIKIGNSLIATYNPFNPTEIVTSNPLNITPQTIFCTVPGRLSLLSATTKYHVTIAELQRRILAPECLNASILGGILRKAKSKDGGKMLRQSLSQVNLALPAGRRKAAKITAFTSLVEAEAVHLAKDYHYMCDKEFPSKEVGQFIVNNELQTNTGVDKLKQIFEHTRIVINLVCDLLNKDNSPIEGIKKDQLLADCVQNPLTRFSLLTHGFGSLSLLGAFGVLKNIIDEGSKHMDTCLQQSHLNLQQTFGLPIHNQQSQQQQQQFTHSIPMGQMGQMGGMQPNFNGFRM; encoded by the exons ATGGAACAAAAAGAAGGTTATAGGGAAGAAAACAATTATCAAAATGGTTTAACTAATTTTGATCTATCT gGATTTTTACAAATACAAAATTCAATGTTTAATAATGGTCAACCAATTCTTATGGGTAGTAGTagaaatgataatttaaatggtTATAATATTTCGATGATATCTAATAGTACATCATCACAAGTACCTTCacaaaataatcaaaaaaataatgattcgAATAAAagtagtaataataatagtaataggAAAAGAAGACATAGTGATGAAGATGACAATCAACAAGGATCACCCTctaaaaaagtttcaaataCCAATGAAAGTGATGATAGTAGTGAGAACAATGACAATAATGGAAGGTTGACACCAGAATATCTAGGAAATTGGTATACACAACCACAAGCTTCCTCAACACCATACGTTAATGGTAAACCAGGACATGATATATCAAATTACATGTTGGGTGGTCCATACTATCCTcaagtaaataatttattacaaaatattaatggaTATAACAATCCAAGTAATTTTAATGGAGGATATACTTATGGTGGATACAATCAAAACTTATTTGGTCTTTCACAACAATCATTTAAGAAAGAAGATGTAAGCAATGATTCTAACAACACAAATACATCTGATGAAAGTAGTAGTGATAAAATAGATGATTCTGGTGTTGTATGTGATGGTCAAGGAACATTTGAAGCCTCGTCCTCCAAACCTGACATTGATGGTATAAAGATTGGAAATAGTTTAATTGCAACATACAATCCATTTAATCCAACAGAAATAGTCACGTCAAATCCATTAAATATAACTCCTCAAACGATATTTTGTACAGTACCAGGAAGATTGTCTTTACTTTCAGCAACGACAAAATATCATGTCACAATTGCGGAACTTCAGAGGAGAATACTAGCACCAGAGTGTCTTAATGCATCAATACTTGGTGGAATTTTAAGGAAAGCAAAAAGTAAAGATGGTGGAAAGATGCTTCGTCAGTCATTGAGTCAAGTTAATCTTGCGCTTCCAGCTGGTAGAAGAAAGGCAGCAAAGATCACAGCATTTACGTCACTCGTGGAAGCTGAAGCAGTACATTTAGCAAAGGATTATCATTATATGTGTGATAAAGAGTTCCCATCAAAAGAAGTTGGccaatttattgttaataatgaACTTCAAACAAATACTGGTGTTGATAAATTGAAGCAAATATTTGAACACACAAGAATAGTTATAAATCTGGTTTGTGATCTACTTAACAAGGATAACAGTCCTATTGAAGGAATCAAAAAAGATCAATTATTAGCTGATTGTGTACAAAATCCATTAACACGTTTCTCACTACTCACTCATGGATTTGGTTCACTATCTCTTCTAGGTGCTTTTggtgttttaaaaaatatcatcgATGAAGGTTCAAAACACATGGATACATGTCTTCAACAATCGCATTTAAACTTACAGCAAACTTTTGGTCTACCAATTCACAATCAACAATCACAACAGCAGCAACAACAATTTACGCATTCAATACCAATGGGGCAGATGGGACAAATGGGAGGAATGCAACCAAATTTCAATGGATTTAgaatgtaa
- a CDS encoding Suppressor of IKBKE 1 family-containing protein yields the protein MRAHNDTSTSVQDMLSSLKDFITNLNEKNKKIDDTLKTTKAIEKKLHDLSQFNDNTEEGESLKGYYGNSEYNKIIDRLRLENATIRELKEERGDLRVLLQDYHNTLEVVMKKHRQIVSQMSAMPNMEEVIRKMECKLNDACYKVHGDMIFSAVANEVLHDLDIYENANRDKDAKMARLEYENEILYGLLFSTFKRKKLFKKSLKKTLNGNSDSNDTIVDEDNSSKLVLDETFLENNDDFCEDEALNLSSQSGYDSDDSIQTVIYRNDEPNK from the exons ATGCGTGCACATAATGATACATCTACTTCAGTTCAAGATATGTTATCTTCATTGAAAGATTTTATCactaatttaaatgaaaaaaataaaaagattgaTGATACATTAAAAACAACCAAGgcaattgaaaaaaaattacatgaTTTAAGTCAG tttaACGATAACACAGAGGAGGGAGAATCGTTGAAAGGGTATTATGGAAATAGtgaatacaataaaattatagatCGCCTACGACTTGAAAATGCTACAATTAGAGAATTGAAAGAAGAAAGGGGAGATTTAAGGGTTTTGTTGCAAGATTATCATAATACCTTGGAAGTTGTTATGAAAAAACATCGACAAATTGTGAGTCAAATGTCAGCAATGCCAAATATGGAGGAAGTTATAAGAAAGATGGAGTGTAAATTAAATGATGCCTGCTACAAAGTTCATGGTGATATGATTTTTAGTGCTGTAGCTAATGAGGTTCTTCATGATCTTGATATTTATGAGAATGCCAATAGAGATAAAGATGCAAAAATGGCTAGACTTGAATATGAAAATGAAATTCTTTATGGATTGTTATTTAGtacatttaaaagaaaaaaattatttaaaaaaagtttaaaaaaaacattaaatggTAATTCTGATAGTAATGATACCATTGTTGACGAGGATAACTCATCTAAATTAGTTTTAGATGAAACTTTTTTGGAAAACAACGATGATTTCTGTGAAGATGAAGCATTAAATTTGAGTTCACAATCCGGGTATGATTCCGATGATTCAATTCAAACAGTAATATATAGAAATGATGAgccaaataaataa
- a CDS encoding Cyclic nucleotide-gated olfactory channel: MVTASDDLESNNKRYKKDIHGKEEESKNGFHKTVIAIIIIRKWISRTIKKKKSKTINGKVFEKEEAILIGNIFKNDVIKNESLLSQLYGTLISSKKNFPQRLVDTFSLLTISTTSTFYYYWTFIVTLAIGYNLIFICVLIFREAYENYFNEWLLINNITDVIYIIDIFFHCRKEFLKDGILTKDGYEMLTRYLKSKIFILDVISVLPTDFIVKYHYLFAFARINTLTRVYRISDFINMTDTRTNWPHLFRVVKLMSICFIIFHWNGCFYFLISIAYNYNNATIDDWVYSFDKIADPIIPTCDARFPEIDNCFMNESNLMAYNRKDHIDKLEVFWQNKTKIIHFVTLGEQAWPNNTFQMCFEILDTLVGLCVFAAIVGDVGNMISSMNEQKSRFEEKLDGCKQYMRYRNVEKHLIKKITEWFHFTWRSNIAKVDEESIMEFLPSRLYGQLAIHNHMKIISQVKLFQDCESGILYEIILRLKPRTFSPQDYVCKKGDVGNEMYIIENGSLEVVSEDGNTVYVTLQKGAVFGELALLNIPGSKNGNKRTASIRSKGYSQLYGLSKDDLWECINEFPHAKKILIEKGKEILRKDNLLDESVEANLFDECRNVEDIYHAVDYYVKNLEEKLDNIISVYKNGTRDLKQKLTMLERNFKNNKRKIKLDYERRKNQI, translated from the exons ATGGTTACTGCCTCTGACGATTTGGagtcaaataataaaagatataaaaaagatatacatGGAAAAGAAGAAGAATCTAAAAATGGATTTCATAAAACGGTAATAGCTATAATTATTATACGTAAATGGATTTCAagaactattaaaaaaaaaaaaagtaaaactaTTAATGGTAAAGTATTTGAAAAAGAAGAGGCTATTCTTATTggcaatatttttaagaatgaTGTTATAAAGAATGAATCATTATTATCACAATTGTATGGAACATTAATtagtagtaaaaaaaattttccacAAAGATTAGTTGatactttttctttattaacaatatcaACAACAagtactttttattattattggaCATTTATAGTTACATTAGCAATAGGttacaatttaatttttatatgtgtACTTATTTTTCGTGAAGcttatgaaaattattttaacgaatggttattaattaataatataactgatgtcatttatattattgatatattttttcattgtaGAAAAG aatttttaaaagatggAATATTGACAAAGGATGGATATGAAATGTTAACAAGGTacttaaaaagtaaaatatttatacttgATGTTATTTCCGTCCTTCCAACTGATTTTATTGTCAAGTACCATTATTTGTTTGCTTTTGCCAGAATTAACACACTTACAAGGGTATATAGAATAAGTGACTTCATCAATATGACAGACACAAGAACTAACTGGCCACATCTTTTTAGAGTAGTAAAACTTATGAGcatatgttttattattttccaTTGGAATGGATGTTTTTATTTCCTTATATCAATTGcctataattataataatgcaACCATTGATGATTGGGTATATTCATTTGATAAGATTGCTGATCCAATTATCCCAACTTGTGATGCACGATTTCCTGAAATAGATAATTGTTTCATGAATGAAAGTAATTTAATGGCATATAATAGAAAAGATCATATAGATAAATTAGAAGTATTTTGgcaaaataaaacaaaaattatacattttg TTACATTAGGTGAACAGGCTTGGCCTAATAATACTTTTCAAATGTGTTTTGAGATACTTGATACATTAGTAGGACTTTGTGTTTTTGCTGCAATTGTTGGTGATGTTGGTAATATGATTTCATCAATGAATGAACAAAAATCAAGATTTGAGGAAAAATTAGATGGTTGTAAACAATATATGAGATATAGAAATGttgaaaaacatttaattaaaaaaattactgaATGGTTTCATTTTACATGGAGATCAAACATCGCTAAAGTTGATGAAGAATCGATTATGGAATTTTTACCAAGTCGTTTATATGGACAATTAGCTATTCATAATcatatgaaaattatatcacaagttaaattatttcaagATTGTGAAAGTGgtattttatatgaaattattttacgTCTTAAACCAAGAACATTTTCACCACAAGATTATGTTTGTAAAAAAGGTGATGTTGGAAATGAAATgtatataatagaaaatgGAAGTCTTGAAGTTGTTTCAGAAGATGGAAATACAGTATATGTAACATTACAAAAAGGAGCTGTATTTGGAGAATTggcattattaaatattcctGGAAGTAAAAATGGAAATAAAAGAACAGCATCTATTCGAAGTAAAGGATATAGTCAATTGTATGGCTTATCAAAAGATGATTTATGGGAATGTATAAATGAATTTCCAcatgcaaaaaaaattttaatagaaaaag gaaaagaaatattaagaaaGGACAATTTATTAGATGAGAGTGTAGAAGcaaatttatttgatgaaTGTAGAAATGTTGAAGATATTTACCATGCTGTTGActattatgttaaaaatttagaagaaaaattaGATAACATTATTAGTGTATATAag aatgGAACTAGAGacttaaaacaaaaattaacaatgttagaaagaaattttaaaaataataaaagaaaaattaaattggaTTATGAAAGGAGGAAGAATcaaatttaa